From one Synechocystis sp. PCC 6803 substr. PCC-P genomic stretch:
- a CDS encoding YggT family protein, translated as MDLLLSTLVSFINIYLVLLFVRILLSWFQTAEWAGNIMGFLSPVTDPYLNIFRSFIPPLGGIDFSPILAIFALQFLQQALSSVAGPYAGF; from the coding sequence ATGGACCTACTCCTTTCTACCCTCGTCAGCTTCATCAACATTTACCTGGTGTTGTTATTTGTCCGTATTTTGCTGTCCTGGTTTCAAACTGCGGAGTGGGCTGGCAACATCATGGGCTTTCTCAGCCCCGTGACCGATCCCTATTTAAATATTTTCCGCTCCTTTATCCCGCCCCTGGGAGGCATTGATTTTTCCCCCATTCTGGCCATTTTTGCGTTGCAGTTTCTCCAACAGGCCCTCAGCAGTGTGGCGGGTCCCTACGCTGGCTTCTAA
- the trmD gene encoding tRNA (guanosine(37)-N1)-methyltransferase TrmD, with protein sequence MQFDVLTLFPDFFTSPLQSGLLGKALEKAIASVNLINPRDFTTDKHRRVDDEPYGGGVGMVIKPEPIFAAVESLPVLSKREVILMTPQGQPMDQALFRELTNYDQLVLICGHYEGVDERVCQLVTREVSLGDFVLTCGEIPALTLINGVIRLLPGTVGKEASLIAESFSTDLLDYPHYTRPPVFRGLAVPPVLLSGNHQAIAQWRLEQQEERTQQRRPDLWQKWQDRQPSP encoded by the coding sequence GTGCAGTTTGACGTTCTCACCCTGTTTCCTGATTTTTTTACTTCTCCCCTGCAATCTGGCCTTCTAGGTAAAGCCCTCGAAAAGGCGATCGCCAGCGTTAATTTGATTAACCCCAGGGATTTCACCACGGATAAACATCGCCGGGTGGATGATGAACCCTACGGCGGTGGGGTGGGTATGGTGATCAAACCAGAGCCTATTTTTGCGGCGGTGGAATCGTTGCCAGTACTGTCCAAACGGGAAGTGATTTTAATGACTCCCCAGGGACAGCCCATGGACCAGGCTTTGTTTCGGGAATTGACGAACTATGACCAATTGGTGTTGATCTGTGGCCATTACGAAGGGGTGGACGAAAGAGTCTGCCAACTGGTGACAAGGGAGGTTTCCCTGGGGGATTTTGTGCTCACCTGTGGCGAAATTCCCGCTTTAACTTTAATTAATGGTGTCATCCGTTTACTACCCGGCACCGTGGGCAAAGAAGCATCTTTAATCGCTGAGAGTTTTAGCACCGATCTGTTGGATTATCCCCACTACACCAGGCCGCCAGTGTTCCGGGGCTTGGCCGTGCCCCCAGTGTTACTTTCCGGCAACCACCAGGCGATCGCCCAATGGCGATTGGAACAGCAGGAGGAACGAACCCAACAGAGGCGGCCGGATTTGTGGCAAAAATGGCAAGATCGACAGCCTTCCCCATGA
- a CDS encoding MFS transporter, with amino-acid sequence MGQYSAVLWRRVWGIALVQGSVTLMWITYRLYLGDLLKGWGFSPEFVVGLLTFEMVLGVVMEPLFGALSDRQQQNLGTRFPLISLGVILAAGFFLLIPLVFFLPIANVARFLLPSLAIAWAIAMTLFRSPTMVLIGQCAPTNQLPLAMGVLSLVGGIVATFRQPMGKWLLSLGSLPAFLLGSVVLLGASLFLSRVLPPIEKKEAISPATVRAFPWIAMVNIALFAIGTTWGTRVLMLVLTKQLEGISNGLMGLQFLLALMALPAGWLIRKTGHPVASLTTALGLLVLTLFCLLNGFWLPAIAFSWLLGSSILNNGLIPLLLEILQGNQTGVGIGLYFGCVGLAGDVFTRYWSTQSSQMHGGLGLAMLVMSTLLCARYWQGFRVPNKKGAGD; translated from the coding sequence ATGGGTCAGTATTCTGCGGTTCTGTGGCGGCGGGTTTGGGGCATTGCCTTGGTTCAGGGCTCAGTAACTTTGATGTGGATAACTTACCGCCTTTACCTGGGGGACTTGCTCAAGGGCTGGGGATTCTCGCCGGAGTTTGTGGTGGGATTGCTAACCTTTGAAATGGTTTTGGGGGTGGTGATGGAACCTCTCTTTGGGGCCCTGAGCGATCGCCAACAGCAAAATTTAGGCACTCGATTCCCATTAATTTCCTTGGGGGTGATTCTCGCCGCCGGTTTTTTCCTCTTAATTCCCTTAGTATTTTTCCTGCCCATTGCCAACGTAGCTCGGTTCTTACTCCCCAGCCTGGCGATCGCCTGGGCCATAGCTATGACCTTATTTCGTAGTCCCACCATGGTGCTGATTGGTCAATGTGCGCCAACCAACCAACTGCCTTTAGCCATGGGAGTTTTGAGTTTGGTGGGAGGGATAGTTGCTACATTTCGGCAACCGATGGGTAAGTGGTTATTAAGTTTGGGGAGTTTACCAGCTTTTTTACTCGGTTCAGTAGTGCTATTGGGGGCCAGCCTATTTTTAAGTCGAGTTTTACCACCAATTGAAAAGAAAGAGGCAATAAGTCCGGCAACGGTGAGAGCTTTTCCTTGGATTGCCATGGTCAATATTGCTCTATTTGCCATTGGCACCACCTGGGGCACTAGGGTGTTAATGCTAGTTTTAACCAAACAATTGGAGGGAATTAGTAATGGCTTAATGGGTTTGCAATTTCTGTTGGCATTAATGGCCCTACCTGCAGGGTGGTTAATCCGTAAAACAGGTCATCCAGTGGCATCCCTCACCACAGCTTTGGGACTTTTAGTGCTGACTTTGTTCTGTTTGTTAAACGGATTTTGGTTACCGGCGATCGCCTTCTCCTGGTTATTGGGTTCCAGCATTTTAAACAATGGTTTAATTCCTTTGCTACTGGAAATTCTCCAGGGTAATCAGACCGGTGTGGGCATCGGTTTATATTTTGGCTGTGTGGGTCTAGCGGGGGACGTTTTTACCCGTTATTGGTCAACTCAGTCCAGCCAGATGCACGGGGGGTTGGGACTGGCAATGTTGGTAATGTCTACCTTGCTTTGTGCCCGATATTGGCAAGGATTCAGAGTCCCAAACAAAAAAGGAGCAGGAGATTAA
- a CDS encoding Rpn family recombination-promoting nuclease/putative transposase — MFDNLCKFLAESFSEDYAAWLLGRPIKLTKLSPTELSLEPIRADSLILEQSEDLVLHLEFQTEPDPTMGFRMLDYRVRVYRRFPQKTMHQFVIYLKRSNNDLVYQDSFQLGETVHRYQAIRLWEHPSEIFLQSPGLLPLAVLTQTSDPTLKLREVATALEQIEDNRVKANLMAATSVFGGILLTPELIKTILRSEIMKESAVYQEILQEGEQRGLLKGKLEGRLEAKLETIPLLKKLGLTIAEIAKELDIDVELVNRFVANQNN, encoded by the coding sequence ATGTTTGACAATCTCTGCAAATTCCTCGCTGAATCCTTTTCCGAAGACTATGCCGCCTGGTTACTGGGACGACCCATTAAATTGACTAAGCTGAGTCCGACGGAACTATCTTTGGAGCCAATTCGGGCTGACTCTCTGATTTTGGAGCAATCGGAAGACTTGGTGTTGCATCTGGAATTCCAAACGGAGCCTGACCCCACCATGGGCTTTCGGATGTTGGACTATCGGGTAAGGGTTTATCGCCGTTTCCCCCAGAAGACGATGCACCAATTTGTCATCTACCTGAAACGTAGTAACAATGACTTGGTTTATCAGGATAGTTTTCAGTTGGGAGAGACTGTGCACCGTTACCAAGCGATCCGGCTCTGGGAGCACCCCTCGGAGATATTCCTCCAAAGCCCAGGGCTATTGCCCCTAGCGGTATTGACGCAGACCTCTGACCCTACATTAAAATTGAGGGAAGTGGCGACTGCATTGGAACAGATTGAAGATAATCGAGTTAAGGCAAATCTCATGGCGGCAACCTCTGTTTTTGGAGGAATTCTGCTGACCCCTGAGCTGATCAAGACAATTCTAAGGAGTGAAATTATGAAGGAATCCGCTGTTTATCAGGAAATTCTACAGGAAGGGGAACAAAGAGGCTTACTTAAAGGCAAATTAGAAGGAAGGCTGGAGGCAAAACTAGAAACTATACCTTTGTTGAAAAAATTGGGGTTGACAATCGCCGAAATTGCCAAGGAGTTAGATATTGATGTTGAACTGGTTAATCGGTTTGTTGCTAACCAAAACAACTAA
- a CDS encoding NAD(P)H-quinone oxidoreductase subunit 4, giving the protein MLEHFPWLTTMIALPLVAALFIPLIPDKDGKQVRWYALGVGLADFVLMSYVFWTNYDISSTGFQLQEKFSWIPQFGLSWSVSVDGISMPLVLLAGLVTTLSIFAAWQVDHKPRLFYFLMLVLYAAQIGVFVAQDMLLLFIMWELELVPVYLLVCIWGGQKRQYAAMKFLLYTAAASVFILVAALGLAFYGDVTTFDIAELGLKDYPIALELFLYAGLLIAFGVKLAIFPFHTWLPDAHGEASAPVSMILAGVLLKMGGYGLIRLNLGLLEDAHVYFAPILVILGVVNIIYGGFSSFAQDNMKRRLAYSSVSHMGFVLLGIASFTDLGISGAMLQMLSHGLIAAVLFFLAGVTYDRTHTLSLAQMGNIGKVMPTVFALFTMGAMASLALPGMSGFVSELAVFVGVSSSDIYSTPFKTVTVFLAAVGLVLTPIYLLSMLRQLFYGNNIPPSCNLEQDNLSANSDQEAVCFGTSCVLPGNAIYDDARPREVFIAACFLLPIIAVGLYPKLATQTYDATTVAVNSQVRQSYVQIAETNPRVYAEALTAPHIPTTDFATVKVQP; this is encoded by the coding sequence ATGTTGGAACACTTCCCCTGGCTGACAACGATGATTGCCCTGCCGTTAGTCGCCGCCCTCTTCATTCCGTTAATTCCCGACAAAGACGGGAAACAAGTCCGCTGGTATGCCCTTGGTGTGGGTCTAGCGGATTTTGTTTTGATGAGCTACGTTTTTTGGACTAACTACGACATCAGCAGTACCGGTTTTCAGCTCCAGGAAAAATTTAGCTGGATTCCCCAATTTGGGCTCAGTTGGAGTGTTTCCGTGGATGGCATCTCCATGCCCCTAGTGTTACTAGCCGGACTGGTTACCACCCTTTCCATCTTTGCCGCCTGGCAGGTGGACCATAAGCCCCGCCTCTTCTACTTCCTAATGTTGGTGCTTTATGCGGCCCAGATTGGCGTGTTCGTGGCCCAGGACATGCTCCTACTGTTCATCATGTGGGAACTGGAATTGGTACCGGTTTACCTCCTAGTTTGTATCTGGGGTGGCCAAAAACGGCAGTATGCCGCCATGAAGTTTTTGCTCTACACCGCCGCCGCCTCCGTATTCATTTTGGTTGCCGCCCTGGGCTTAGCTTTCTACGGTGATGTAACTACCTTTGACATTGCGGAATTGGGTCTGAAAGATTACCCGATCGCCTTAGAACTGTTTTTATACGCCGGTTTACTTATTGCCTTTGGCGTTAAATTAGCCATTTTCCCTTTCCATACCTGGTTACCCGATGCCCACGGTGAGGCCTCTGCCCCTGTATCCATGATTTTGGCTGGGGTGCTGCTGAAAATGGGCGGTTACGGCCTAATTCGCTTGAACCTTGGTCTGTTGGAAGATGCCCACGTTTACTTTGCCCCTATTTTGGTCATCCTTGGGGTAGTTAACATTATCTACGGTGGTTTCTCCTCCTTTGCCCAGGACAACATGAAGCGCCGCTTGGCCTACTCCTCCGTTTCCCACATGGGCTTTGTGCTCCTCGGTATTGCTTCCTTCACCGATTTGGGCATCAGTGGAGCCATGTTGCAAATGCTTTCCCACGGTTTAATCGCCGCTGTGCTCTTCTTCCTGGCTGGGGTTACCTACGACCGTACCCACACCCTTTCCTTGGCCCAGATGGGTAACATTGGCAAAGTAATGCCCACGGTTTTTGCCCTCTTCACCATGGGTGCTATGGCTTCTTTAGCCTTACCTGGCATGAGCGGTTTTGTGAGTGAATTGGCAGTATTTGTCGGCGTAAGTTCCAGCGACATTTACAGCACTCCTTTTAAAACGGTGACCGTGTTCCTGGCAGCTGTGGGCTTAGTACTCACCCCGATTTACCTGTTGTCCATGTTGCGCCAACTTTTCTACGGCAACAACATTCCCCCTTCTTGCAATCTGGAGCAGGACAATCTGTCTGCTAATTCTGACCAAGAAGCGGTTTGTTTTGGCACCAGTTGTGTGCTCCCCGGCAATGCCATCTATGATGATGCCCGGCCCCGGGAAGTATTCATTGCCGCTTGCTTCCTGTTACCCATCATCGCTGTGGGACTCTATCCCAAGTTGGCCACCCAAACCTACGATGCCACCACGGTAGCGGTGAACAGCCAAGTGCGCCAATCCTACGTGCAAATTGCGGAAACCAATCCCCGGGTCTATGCCGAAGCATTAACTGCTCCCCACATTCCCACCACGGACTTTGCCACCGTCAAAGTTCAACCCTAG
- a CDS encoding ATP-dependent 6-phosphofructokinase, with amino-acid sequence MGEIKRIGILTSGGDCAGLNAVIRSVVHHAIGTYGWEVIGIQEATQGLMENPSKAIALHRDNIDHLLMMGGTFLGTTNKGNPFAFPMADGTVRDRTEDIIAGYRQLGLDALIGIGGDGSLAILRRIAQQGGINLVGIPKTIDNDVGATEISIGFDTATNIATEALDRLHFTAASHNRVMVLEVMGRDAGHIALAAGIGGGADIILIPEIPYRIQSVCNKIRQRQAEGKNFCLVMVSEAVRTELGDQVKQIQQFGEDRYGGIGKYIAEQIAQRTGAETRVTVLGHIQRGGIPSPFDRLLGSVFGVAAVDLIAEGKFDHMVAWRNRQTISVPIEEAIQTYQTVQLDGTLVKTARGLGICLGND; translated from the coding sequence ATGGGGGAAATTAAACGCATTGGTATTTTAACCAGTGGAGGAGACTGTGCCGGACTAAACGCCGTAATTCGCTCCGTGGTACACCATGCCATTGGCACCTACGGTTGGGAAGTAATTGGCATTCAAGAAGCCACCCAGGGACTAATGGAAAATCCCTCCAAGGCGATCGCCCTGCACCGGGATAACATTGACCATTTGTTAATGATGGGAGGTACCTTTTTAGGCACCACCAATAAGGGTAATCCGTTCGCTTTTCCCATGGCCGACGGCACTGTGCGGGACCGCACCGAAGATATTATTGCCGGTTATCGTCAGTTGGGGCTTGACGCTCTCATTGGCATTGGCGGAGACGGTAGTTTAGCCATTTTGCGCCGCATAGCCCAACAGGGGGGCATCAACTTAGTGGGCATTCCCAAAACCATTGACAATGATGTGGGGGCAACGGAAATTTCCATTGGTTTCGACACCGCCACCAACATTGCCACCGAAGCCTTGGATCGTTTGCATTTCACCGCCGCTAGCCATAACCGGGTCATGGTGCTAGAAGTGATGGGTAGGGATGCGGGCCACATTGCCCTGGCCGCCGGCATTGGGGGAGGGGCGGACATTATTCTCATTCCTGAAATTCCCTACCGCATCCAAAGTGTGTGCAATAAAATTCGTCAACGGCAGGCCGAGGGGAAAAACTTTTGCCTGGTTATGGTGTCGGAAGCGGTGCGGACAGAATTGGGCGATCAGGTCAAGCAAATCCAACAGTTTGGCGAAGACCGCTACGGCGGCATTGGTAAATACATTGCGGAACAAATTGCCCAACGCACTGGAGCAGAAACCAGAGTCACTGTGCTGGGCCACATCCAACGGGGGGGCATTCCTTCACCTTTCGATCGCCTGTTGGGGAGTGTGTTTGGGGTCGCGGCGGTGGACTTGATTGCGGAAGGCAAATTCGACCACATGGTGGCCTGGCGCAATCGTCAAACCATTAGTGTGCCCATTGAGGAAGCCATCCAAACCTATCAAACGGTGCAGTTGGACGGCACCTTGGTGAAAACTGCGCGGGGATTGGGCATTTGCCTTGGTAACGATTAA
- the crtD gene encoding C-3',4' desaturase CrtD codes for MVPSNAESQSVVVIGAGIGGLTTAALLAQQGYRVKVYEQAAIVGGCASTFRRRGFIFDVGATQVAGLEPGGIHHRIFRQLQVDLPEATLCDPACAVFLPGEKQPINVWHDPERWQREREQQFPGSGRFWQLLQTLFQISWRFQGRDPVLPPRSMWDLGQLLGALRPDTLLTAPFVPLTVGDTLRLLGLGSDQRLKTFLDLQLKLYSQVGADETALLYAATALSVSQGPQGLWHLQGSMQTLGDRLVEALKNHGGELFCSQRVEQIHCGQGYVEGVTVRDVRSGEVRQEKAQQVVANLTVQNLLQALDQPLPGYQKRVTNLPSGSGAFVIYLGVKEDAIPPDCAPHLQFLYDHQGPIGENNSLFVSVSKPGDGRAPRGCRTVIASSFTDVAPWWNASREQYQALKESYTTTAISRLGEYFNLDESTIVHQESATPRTFDRYTARDQGIVGGVGQRLTTFGPFGFAPRTPIRNLWLVGDSVHPGEGTAGVSYSALTIARQICASGATNS; via the coding sequence ATGGTCCCTAGCAATGCTGAATCTCAATCCGTAGTTGTAATTGGTGCTGGCATTGGTGGTCTGACAACGGCGGCCCTGTTAGCCCAACAGGGTTATCGAGTCAAAGTTTATGAACAGGCGGCCATAGTGGGGGGTTGTGCATCCACCTTTCGGCGACGGGGTTTTATTTTCGATGTGGGGGCCACCCAGGTGGCGGGCCTAGAGCCAGGGGGAATTCACCACCGCATTTTCCGCCAGTTGCAAGTGGATTTGCCGGAAGCAACCCTGTGCGATCCCGCCTGTGCAGTTTTTTTGCCAGGGGAAAAGCAACCGATTAACGTTTGGCATGATCCTGAGCGATGGCAAAGGGAAAGGGAACAGCAATTTCCAGGGAGTGGCAGATTTTGGCAGTTGCTACAAACGTTGTTCCAAATTAGTTGGCGTTTCCAGGGGCGAGATCCTGTATTGCCCCCCCGCAGTATGTGGGATTTGGGCCAGTTGTTGGGGGCATTGCGGCCGGATACCCTACTCACGGCTCCCTTTGTGCCTCTCACGGTGGGGGATACCCTCCGATTATTGGGTTTGGGGTCAGACCAAAGGTTAAAAACTTTTCTTGATTTACAGTTAAAACTCTATTCCCAGGTGGGGGCTGATGAGACAGCTTTGTTATACGCCGCTACGGCCTTGAGCGTTTCCCAAGGGCCCCAGGGTCTATGGCATCTCCAGGGCAGTATGCAAACCCTAGGCGATCGCCTGGTGGAAGCGCTGAAAAACCATGGAGGGGAATTATTTTGCAGTCAGCGAGTAGAGCAGATCCATTGTGGCCAAGGCTATGTAGAGGGGGTGACGGTGCGGGACGTAAGGAGCGGAGAAGTACGTCAAGAAAAAGCCCAGCAGGTGGTGGCCAATTTAACGGTGCAGAATTTACTCCAAGCACTAGATCAACCATTACCCGGTTATCAAAAAAGAGTGACTAATTTACCCTCGGGCTCGGGTGCTTTTGTCATCTATTTAGGCGTCAAGGAAGATGCCATTCCCCCAGACTGTGCTCCCCATCTACAGTTTTTGTACGATCACCAAGGCCCCATTGGCGAAAATAATTCTCTCTTTGTCAGTGTTAGTAAACCAGGGGATGGCCGGGCTCCCCGGGGCTGTAGAACTGTAATTGCTTCTTCCTTCACCGACGTGGCCCCCTGGTGGAATGCTTCCCGGGAACAATATCAGGCTCTCAAGGAAAGTTACACAACCACGGCGATCTCCAGATTGGGAGAATATTTCAATTTGGATGAATCCACCATTGTTCACCAAGAAAGTGCCACTCCCCGCACATTTGACCGTTACACTGCCCGGGACCAAGGCATCGTCGGCGGAGTAGGCCAGCGTTTGACCACCTTTGGGCCCTTTGGCTTTGCTCCCCGTACCCCCATTCGTAACCTTTGGCTAGTGGGGGATTCCGTGCATCCGGGGGAAGGCACCGCTGGGGTAAGTTACAGCGCCCTCACCATTGCCCGGCAAATTTGTGCCAGTGGAGCAACAAACTCCTAG
- a CDS encoding NADP-dependent isocitrate dehydrogenase, translated as MYEKLQPPSVGSKITFVAGKPVVPNDPIIPYIRGDGTGVDIWPATELVINAAIAKAYGGERKINWFKVYAGDEACELYGTYQYLPEDTLTAIKEYGVAIKGPLTTPVGGGIRSLNVALRQIFDLYTCVRPCRYYPGTPSPHKTPEKLDIIVYRENTEDIYLGIEWAEGTEGAKKLIAYLNDELIPTTPALGKKQIRLDSGIGIKPISKTGSQRLVRRAILHALRLPKAKQMVTLVHKGNIMKFTEGAFRDWGYELATTEFRAECVTERESWILGNKESNPDLTIEANAHMIDPGYDTLTEEKQAVIKQEVEQVLNSIWESHGNGQWKEKVMVNDRIADSIFQQIQTRPDEYSILATMNLNGDYLSDAAAAVVGGLGMGPGANIGDSAAIFEATHGTAPKHAGLDRINPGSVILSGVMMLEFMGWQEAADLIKKGIGAAIANREVTYDLARLMEPKVDKPLKCSEFAQAIVSHFDD; from the coding sequence ATGTACGAAAAACTTCAGCCCCCCAGCGTTGGGTCAAAAATCACCTTTGTTGCAGGTAAGCCCGTAGTACCCAACGATCCGATTATTCCCTACATCCGGGGGGACGGCACCGGGGTTGATATTTGGCCCGCTACGGAATTAGTCATCAATGCAGCGATCGCCAAGGCCTATGGCGGCGAGAGGAAAATCAACTGGTTCAAAGTCTATGCCGGGGACGAAGCCTGTGAATTGTACGGCACTTATCAGTATTTACCGGAAGACACTTTAACAGCGATTAAGGAGTATGGGGTAGCCATCAAAGGGCCTCTCACAACCCCGGTGGGCGGTGGTATCCGTTCCCTAAACGTGGCCCTGAGACAAATTTTTGACCTCTACACCTGTGTGCGGCCCTGTCGTTACTATCCCGGTACTCCGTCTCCCCACAAAACCCCGGAAAAATTAGACATTATCGTTTATCGGGAAAATACGGAAGATATTTACCTAGGCATTGAATGGGCGGAAGGTACGGAAGGGGCGAAAAAGTTAATCGCTTACCTTAACGATGAACTGATTCCCACAACTCCAGCTTTGGGCAAAAAACAAATTCGCCTCGACTCTGGCATTGGTATTAAACCGATTAGTAAGACTGGTTCCCAACGGTTGGTGCGGCGGGCTATTCTCCATGCATTGCGCTTGCCGAAAGCAAAACAGATGGTGACGTTGGTCCATAAGGGCAACATTATGAAGTTCACCGAAGGGGCGTTTCGGGATTGGGGTTACGAGTTGGCTACGACGGAATTTCGGGCGGAATGCGTTACGGAACGGGAATCTTGGATTTTGGGCAATAAGGAAAGTAATCCGGACTTAACCATTGAGGCCAACGCCCACATGATTGACCCCGGTTATGACACTTTGACCGAAGAAAAACAAGCGGTCATTAAACAAGAAGTGGAGCAGGTTTTAAATTCCATTTGGGAATCCCATGGTAATGGCCAGTGGAAAGAAAAAGTCATGGTCAATGACCGCATTGCCGATAGTATTTTCCAACAGATCCAAACCCGCCCCGATGAGTATTCCATTCTGGCGACCATGAATTTGAACGGGGATTACCTTTCCGATGCCGCCGCCGCTGTGGTGGGAGGTTTGGGCATGGGCCCCGGAGCTAACATTGGGGATAGTGCAGCCATTTTTGAAGCCACCCACGGCACTGCCCCCAAACATGCTGGTTTAGACCGGATCAACCCCGGCTCTGTGATCCTTTCCGGCGTAATGATGCTGGAATTTATGGGCTGGCAGGAGGCCGCTGATCTGATTAAAAAAGGTATCGGAGCGGCGATCGCCAATCGGGAAGTTACCTACGATTTAGCCCGGTTAATGGAACCGAAGGTGGATAAACCCCTAAAATGCTCCGAGTTTGCCCAGGCGATCGTCAGTCATTTCGATGATTAA
- a CDS encoding Fe(3+) ABC transporter substrate-binding protein: MVQKLSRRLFLSIGTAFTVVVGSQLLSSCGQSPDAPIADTPGEQQEINLYSSRHYNTDNELYAKFTAETGIKVNLIEGKADELLERIKSEGANSPADVLLTVDLARLWRAEEDGIFQPVQSEILETNVPEYLRSPDGMWFGFTKRARVIMYNKGKVKPEELSTYEELADPKWKGRVIIRSSSNEYNQSLVASLVVADGEESTLAWAKGFVSNFAREPQGNDTAQIEAVSSGEADLTLANTYYMGRLLESEDPAQKAIAENVGVFFPNQEGRGTHVNVSGVGVVKTAPNREGAVKFIEFLVSEPAQAFLAQNNYEYPVLAGVPLNKSVASFGEFKSDTTSLDKLGPALAPATKIMNEAGWK; encoded by the coding sequence ATGGTCCAAAAGTTATCCCGTCGCCTATTTTTGTCCATTGGAACCGCCTTCACCGTTGTGGTGGGTTCCCAGTTGCTCAGTAGCTGTGGCCAATCCCCTGATGCCCCGATCGCCGACACACCAGGGGAACAGCAGGAGATCAATTTATATTCATCCCGGCACTACAACACCGACAACGAACTGTACGCCAAATTCACCGCAGAAACGGGCATCAAAGTTAACCTGATTGAAGGTAAGGCAGACGAACTGCTGGAACGGATTAAGTCTGAAGGGGCCAACAGTCCGGCGGATGTGCTCCTCACAGTGGATTTGGCTCGTTTATGGCGGGCCGAAGAGGACGGCATTTTTCAGCCGGTGCAAAGCGAGATTTTAGAGACTAATGTCCCGGAATATCTCCGCTCCCCGGACGGGATGTGGTTTGGTTTCACTAAGCGGGCCCGGGTGATTATGTATAACAAGGGGAAAGTTAAACCGGAGGAGTTGTCCACCTACGAAGAACTAGCCGATCCCAAATGGAAAGGTCGGGTGATTATCCGTTCCTCCAGCAATGAATATAATCAATCCCTGGTGGCTTCCTTGGTGGTAGCTGATGGGGAAGAGTCCACCTTGGCATGGGCTAAGGGCTTCGTCAGCAATTTTGCTAGGGAACCCCAGGGCAATGACACAGCCCAAATTGAAGCAGTGTCTTCCGGCGAAGCGGATTTGACCTTAGCCAATACCTATTACATGGGGCGGCTCCTGGAAAGTGAAGATCCGGCCCAAAAGGCGATCGCCGAAAATGTGGGGGTATTTTTTCCCAACCAGGAAGGGCGGGGTACCCACGTCAATGTCAGTGGTGTGGGCGTAGTCAAAACTGCCCCTAATCGGGAGGGAGCGGTCAAGTTTATTGAATTTCTGGTCAGCGAACCGGCCCAGGCATTTTTAGCACAAAATAACTACGAATACCCGGTTTTGGCTGGGGTTCCCCTGAATAAATCTGTGGCTTCCTTTGGGGAATTTAAGTCTGACACCACCAGTTTGGACAAGTTGGGCCCTGCCCTAGCCCCTGCTACCAAAATCATGAACGAAGCAGGCTGGAAGTAG
- a CDS encoding Uma2 family endonuclease, whose protein sequence is MIAHSPSAPFPKLSPEEYLQWEERQREKHEYFDGQIYAMGGGSKNHSVISVRLSTLFCNHLDGGDCEIGNSDLKIQIVNTQNYTCPDVSVTCDPRDRKSTQFITYPCLVVEVLSPSTEAYDRGGKFRLYAHNPMLQDYLLVSSTSVEIDLYHKNDDGDWLILNYQASDRLELKSIGLSFAVDVIYRGLAF, encoded by the coding sequence ATGATTGCTCACTCCCCATCTGCCCCATTTCCCAAACTTAGCCCAGAGGAATATTTGCAATGGGAAGAACGGCAGAGGGAGAAGCACGAATATTTTGATGGGCAGATCTATGCCATGGGGGGCGGCAGTAAAAACCACAGTGTCATTAGTGTCCGCCTATCGACTTTATTTTGTAATCATCTTGATGGCGGTGATTGCGAAATAGGTAATTCAGATTTAAAAATTCAGATTGTCAACACCCAAAACTACACCTGTCCCGATGTCAGCGTCACCTGTGATCCAAGGGATCGGAAGTCAACACAATTTATTACCTATCCCTGCCTGGTTGTGGAGGTTTTATCCCCCAGTACCGAAGCCTATGACCGGGGTGGCAAATTTCGGCTCTATGCCCATAATCCCATGTTGCAGGACTATCTTTTGGTCAGCTCCACCAGTGTGGAAATTGATCTCTATCACAAAAATGATGACGGTGATTGGTTAATCCTCAATTATCAGGCCAGTGATCGCCTGGAACTGAAAAGCATTGGTTTGAGCTTTGCCGTAGATGTCATTTACCGCGGTTTAGCCTTTTAA